GTTTCATCGCGTGCGTGCGGTTGGACAGTTTATGCCGCAGCAAGTGGTGTACCTCGATAATCGCCCGTATAACGATCAGCCGGGCTTTTACGTCGTGATGCCCTTTAAACTGCGCGACGGCGGCGTTGTGCTCGTCAATCGAGGCTGGCTGCCGCGCAACATGAACGAACGCACGGCGATCGCGCCGTACGATACGCCGAAGGGCGAGATCGAAATCGAAGGCATCGCGCGAGCCGACGCCACCCGGGCGTACGAACTCGGCGAGGGCGGCTCGGCCGCGCATCAGACGATACGCCAGAATCTCGACGTCGCGTCGTACGCGGCGGAAACGGGCTTGCCGCTGCAGCCGTTCGTGATCCAGCAGACCAGCGACGACGGCGACAAGCTCGTGCGCGACTGGCCGATGCCGACGTCGGGTGTCGAACGCAACTATGGCTATATGGCCCAGTGGTGGGGCATCGCCGCTGCCGCAGTGGTTTTCGGCCTGTATGCGGCCCGGCGTGCAGCGAAGAATGCGAACCGGATCGAGAGCAAGGGACTGGAAGAGGGCGACGCGGCCGGCAACGGACAGACGCCCCGCGCGTGATGCTTCACGCGTTGCCCGGATGCAGCTTACAGGCGCGATGCAGGCGCCATCATGAAAAGAGGATCAGGAGTGTCGACGCAAAACCCCCGTTCGCAGCAAACCGGACAGCGACGCGCGCATGGCGAGCAAAATAAGGTTCCGGGTCAACCGAACGGCACAGGCTCGTGGCAGCGCGGCCGCTGGATGCTGCTGCTGATCGCGCTGGTCTGCGCGGCGCCCGTCATCGGGTCGTATTTCACGTATTACGTCATCAAGCCGAAGGGCAGCACGACGAGCTACGGCACGCTGATCGATCCGCAACGCCCGATCCCCGAAGCGCTCGTCGTCACAGGCGAGGACGGCAAGCCGATCAAGCTCGCATCGTTGCGCGGCCGCTGGTTGATGATTTCCGTCGACAGCAGCGCGTGTGACAAGCCTTGCGTGACGAAGCTGTATTTCATGCGCCAGGTGCGCGCCACGCAGGCGGGCGAACGCGAGCGCATCGTCAACGTGTTTCTTCGCACGGATCCCGGCAAGGTGCCCGACGTCGTCGATAACGCGTACAAGGACACGGAGATGCTGATCGCCGATCCGAAGGAAGTGAGCGCATGGCTGCCCGCCGATCAAGGCACGCAGATCACCGATCACATCTACATGGTCGACCCGAACGGCAACCTGATGATGCGTTTCCCGAAAGACGCAAACCCGAGCAAGATCAAGGGCGATGTCACGAAACTGCTCAGAAATTCGGGTATCGGCTAAAGTGCCGCGAGCACGTTGAAACTCGCCTGGTGGCGAGAGAAGGAAAGATAGATGTTCGTATTGCAACTGGGACTGATCGGGCTGTGCATTGCGCTGCTGCCGCTGTCGTACGTGTGGGTGAAAGCCGACGACAACAAGTTTCGCAAGCTGGTCTGGGTCACCACCTTTCTGACGCTCGATCTCGTGATGTTCGGCGGCTTCACGCGCCTGACCGACTCGGGCCTCGGCTGTCCGGACTGGCCGGGCTGCTACGGCACGTCGTCGCCCTTCATCGCGCACGCGGCGATCAATGCCGCGTATCACGCGATGCCGTCCGGCCCCGTCAGCATGACGAAGGCGTGGATCGAGATGATTCACCGCTACTTCGCGATGGCGATCGGCGTGCTGATCGTCGCGCAGACGGTCATCGCGTGGGTCGCGCGCATCAAGCGCCGTCCGCTGCATGTGTCGCCGTGGTGGCCGACCGCGCTGCTGCTGCTGATCCTCGTGCAGGGCGCGTTCGGCGCGTGGACCGTGACGATGAAGCTGCAACCCGTGATCGTGACGATTCACCTGCTGCTCGGGCTCGCGCTGCTCGGCACGCTCGGCTGGCTCGCCGCACGTCAGACGCCGCTGCCCGCGTACGAGCCGCAAGCGTCGCAGTGGCGTGTCGCAGCGCTGTTCGGCCTTGCGCTGCTGATCGTGCAAATTGCGCTCGGCGGCTGGGTCAGCACGAATTACGCGGTGCTCGCCTGCACCGATTTCCCGACCTGCAACGGCCAGTGGCTTCCGCCGATGGACTTCGAGCACGGCTTCCATCTGTGGCGCGCGCTCGGCATGACGGGCGACGGCGACGTGATCACGCAGGACGCGCTGGTCGCAATCCACTGGACGCATCGCACGTTCGCCTTTGTCGTGGTCGCGTATCTGCTGTGGTTCGCGCTGAAAATGCGCCGCTTCGAGTCGCTGCGGCGGCCCGCAAACGGCGTGCTGCTCGTGATCGTGATCCAGTTCGTCACGGGCCTGTCGAACATCGTTTTGCAATGGCCTTTGCCCATTGCCGTCGCCCATAACGGCGGGGCCGCGATCCTGTTGCTTTTGCTCGTTATGTTAAACTTTCGAATCGCTTATAGCCGTCCCGGCCGCGCCACGGTTCCCGCGCGCGACGCCGCGCCAGCGTGATCCCTCATGGACAGCACAACTCTCCCCCATTCGCCCGGTAGCCGGATTTCCCAATACATTGCGCTGACAAAACCGCGCGTCACGCAGCTCGCCGTGTTTTGCGCAGTGATCGGCATGTTCCTGGCCACGCCCGGCATGGTGCCGTGGACGGTGCTGATCGGCGGCGCTGTCGGCATCTGGTTGCTGGCGGGCGCTGCGTTCGCGATCAACTGTCTCGTCGAACAGAAAGTCGATGCGAAGATGCGCCGCACCGCGTGGCGTCCTTCGGCGCGCGGCGAGATCACCACTTCACAGATTCTGCTGTTCTCGGCCGTGCTCGGCGGCCTTGGCATGTGGACGCTTTACACGTTCACCAACGCGCTGACCATGTGGCTCACCATCGCCACCTTCGTCGGCTACGCGATCGTCTACACGCTGCTGCTCAAGCCGTATACCCCGCAGAACATCGTGATCGGCGGTGCCTCGGGTGCAATGCCGCCGGCGCTCGGCTGGGCGGCCGTGACGGGCGCCGTGCCCGGCGACGCATGGATTCTCGTGCTGATCATCTTCGTCTGGACGCCGCCGCATTTCTGGGCGCTCGCGCTATATCGCCGTAAAGACTATGAAAACGCCGGCCTGCCGATGCTGCCCATCACGCACGGCGAGCAGTACACGCGTCTGCATATCTTGCTGTACACCGTCATTCTGTTCGCGGTCACGCTGATGCCGTTTATCTCGGGCATGAGCGGAATCGTGTATCTGGCGTCGGCGGTTCTGTTGGGTGCCGTGTTCCTCGCGTATGCGTGGAAGATTTATCGGGAATATTCCGACGACCTCGCGCGTAAAACCTTCCGTTATTCGATTGTTTATCTGTCGCTGCTGTTTGCGGCGCTGTTGATCGACCACTATGCGCGTGCCTTGATCGGCGCGTAACACCATGCTCACTAAACGGTTCGCGCGCGCGGCGCGCGTTGCTCTCGTCGCGTGCGCGCTCGGCGGCGCGGCACTGATGTCGGGATGCGGGAAGGAACAGCCCGCATTCACGAACGTGGATATCACGGGCAACAAGCAGTTCGGCGCCGACTTCTCGCTGCCGGATTCGAGCGGCAAGACGCGCTCGCTTGCCGATTACAAGGGCAAGGTCGTCGTGATGTTCTTCGGCTATACGCATTGCCCCGACGTCTGCCCGACGACGATGGCCGAGCTTTCGCAAGCGCTGCAGCAACTCGGGCCCGAAGACGCGAAGCGCGTGCAAGTGCTGTTCGTCACCGTCGATCCCGAGCGCGATACGCCCGAACTGCTGGCGCAGTACGTGCCAGCGTTCAATCCGACTTTCGTCGGCCTGCGCCCCGCCGATCAGGAGCAACTGACGAAGGTGACAAAGGACTTCCGCGTCTACTACGCGAAGGTGCCGGGCAAGACGCCCGACAGCTACACGATGGATCACACGGCCGCGAGCTATGTGTTCGACACCGACGGCAAGCTGCGTCTTTTCGCGCGCGACGGACAGGGCGCATCGCCGTGGGTGCACGATCTGAAGCTGTTGCTCGGCTGAGCGGGCGGCGCAAAAATCGCCTATTGAAATGAAAAAGGCTGCACGTCGTCGTGCAGCCTTTTTCATTTTCCAGGCCCCAGTTCACTCTGGCACTTTCAGATTCATCCCCGGCGCCATCCGCGTCGCCTTGAATTCCGTCACGTCGTAGCGCGCCACCTTCTGCTGCGCGAATGGATCGCTTGCGAGGATCTCGTCGAGTCTCGATCGTTCGATACCCGCCGCGATGATCACGCCGCCGTCGCGCGGCACCTTCGGCCCTGCCATGATGAACACGCCGGCATCGAACTGACGCGTCAGGAAGGCGCGGTGCGCTTCCAGTGCATCGTCGACCCGATCGAGCGATGCCGTGTAGCTGAGGGAGACGACATACATAAAAAACCTCGCAAATGGGGAAGAGGCGGACGGCGCGTGTCGGCGCCGCATCGCGTCATTATCGGCTGACACGGCACGAGGCGTGACGGACTCGCCGCCTCAAGTCGGAGAATCGATTTGCCGTTATCCAGGAGAGCAATCGTTTGCGCCCATTCTGTCTTAGGCGGGCGCCGCAGATATGCCAAAGATGTGACCACACAACAAGAGACCAACACAATGAGTAGGATGAGTCTGAACCGCAAGCTGTGGTTATCGCTTGTGCTCGTATGGCTGGGTCTGCTGGGCGTCGGATTGTGGAGCGCGGTAGAAACCCGCTCGACGATGCTCGACGAACGCAAGGCCGGCATGGTGAACCTCGTCGATGCAGCACAAGGCGTCGTAAGCGGCTACTACGCGCTCGCGCAGGCCGGCAAGATGAGCCAGGCAGATGCGCAGCGCGAAGCACTCGCGCGTCTCGCGACGATGCGCTACGGTGAGTCCGGTTATCTGTTCGTGATGGATTCGAAGCCCGTCGTGCTGATGCACCCGACCTTGCCGCAGATGAACGGCAAGGCGGTGGGCGACTTCAAGGACCCGGACGGCAAGTTGCTGTACGTGTCGATCGTCGATGCGGCGAAGGCGACGGGCAAGGGCTTCGCTGAATATCGCGGGCGTCTGCCGCACAGCGAAGAGGCCGTGCCGAAAATCAGCTATGCGGTGCGCTTCGCGCCTTGGGACTGGAACATCGTCAGCGGCGTGTTCGTGCGCGACATCGATACCGCTTACTACGCGAACCTGATCGAGCATTTCATCGTCGTGCTGGTGATCGGCGCGGTGATTTCGTTCGCGATGCTGCTGATCATCCGCAATGTGCGCGGCAGCCTCGGCGGCGAGCCGCAGGATGCCGCGAAGCTCGCAGCGCGGATCGCGACGGGCGACCTCACGCAGATCGTGTCCGTGCGCGCGAACGATTCGTCGAGCATGATGGCCGCGATGAACGAGATGCAGAGCCGCTTGCAGCGCACGATCGGCGAGATTCGCCAGTCGGCGGAGTCGATTGCGTCGGCGACGCAGCAGATCGCGGCAGGCAACGGCGATCTGTCGCAGCGCACGGAACAGCAGGCGGCGTCGTTGCAGGAAACGGCGGCGAGCATGGAAGAGCTGACGGCGACCGTCAAGCAGAACGCCGACAACGCGCGTCAGGCGAGTGGTCTTGCGAACAACGCGTCGGAGATCGCGACGAAGGGCAACGAGGTCGTGAGCCGCGTGATCAGCACGATGACGGAGATCAACGACAGCTCGCGGCAGATCTCCGACATCATCGGCGTGATCGAGGGCATCGCGTTCCAGACGAACATTCTCGCGCTGAACGCGGCCGTCGAAGCGGCGCGCGCGGGCGAGCAGGGGCGTGGCTTCGCCGTGGTTGCAGGCGAAGTGCGCAGCCTTGCACAACGCTCGGCGACGGCGGCTAAGGAAATCAAGCAACTGATCGGCGATTCCGTCGAGCGCGTCAACAACGGCTACACGCTCGTCGAGCAGGCCGGCACGACGATGAGCGAGATCATGCAGGCGGTGCGCCGCGTGACGGACATCATGGGTGAGATCGCGGCGGCGTCGGAAGAGCAGAGCAGCGGCATTTCGCAGGTCGGACGTGCCGTCACGCAAATGGACGAGGTCACGCAGCAGAACGCGGCGCTGGTCGAGCAGGCCGCTGCTGCGGCTGCGTCGTTGCAGGATCAGGCCGCGCGTTTGCGTCAGACGATCGGCACGTTTCGGGTGAATGGCGGCGAGCCGGCCGTCGTTGCTGCGAGGACGGTGACAGCGGCTGAAAAGAAGGTGACCCGCCTGGCGGCGGCAAAGCCTCTCGCGAAACCGACGGCGGTTGCCGCTACGACCACCGCGCCCCCGAAAGCGGCGTCCGAAGCGACGGCGCGCGAAGCATCGAGCCCGGCAGCCAAGCCGGCCGCGGCACCGCGCGCGGCGAAGGCGGCGTCATCGGATGACGATTGGACTACGTTTTAGCGGCGCGTCAACTGATCGCGAGGCCGCCGTCAGTCTGCTGGATGTGCTGGAGAATCGGGTCCGATTCATGAATCGCCAGCGTGTCGATTACGTAGGCAAACTGACGATACCTGAGTCCTGTGAGCAAAGTCTCAATTGCGCCACGATCGGACTTGATCATCTCGATCAGCATCGCGGGGCGATGCCGTTCAAGCACGGCACCCGCCCCGCGCAGGACGTCGAGTTCCATCCCGCCTCAAACCCCATCCGACAACGCGC
This is a stretch of genomic DNA from Paraburkholderia caribensis. It encodes these proteins:
- a CDS encoding COX15/CtaA family protein, producing MFVLQLGLIGLCIALLPLSYVWVKADDNKFRKLVWVTTFLTLDLVMFGGFTRLTDSGLGCPDWPGCYGTSSPFIAHAAINAAYHAMPSGPVSMTKAWIEMIHRYFAMAIGVLIVAQTVIAWVARIKRRPLHVSPWWPTALLLLILVQGAFGAWTVTMKLQPVIVTIHLLLGLALLGTLGWLAARQTPLPAYEPQASQWRVAALFGLALLIVQIALGGWVSTNYAVLACTDFPTCNGQWLPPMDFEHGFHLWRALGMTGDGDVITQDALVAIHWTHRTFAFVVVAYLLWFALKMRRFESLRRPANGVLLVIVIQFVTGLSNIVLQWPLPIAVAHNGGAAILLLLLVMLNFRIAYSRPGRATVPARDAAPA
- a CDS encoding SCO family protein, with translation MSTQNPRSQQTGQRRAHGEQNKVPGQPNGTGSWQRGRWMLLLIALVCAAPVIGSYFTYYVIKPKGSTTSYGTLIDPQRPIPEALVVTGEDGKPIKLASLRGRWLMISVDSSACDKPCVTKLYFMRQVRATQAGERERIVNVFLRTDPGKVPDVVDNAYKDTEMLIADPKEVSAWLPADQGTQITDHIYMVDPNGNLMMRFPKDANPSKIKGDVTKLLRNSGIG
- a CDS encoding methyl-accepting chemotaxis protein, whose protein sequence is MSLNRKLWLSLVLVWLGLLGVGLWSAVETRSTMLDERKAGMVNLVDAAQGVVSGYYALAQAGKMSQADAQREALARLATMRYGESGYLFVMDSKPVVLMHPTLPQMNGKAVGDFKDPDGKLLYVSIVDAAKATGKGFAEYRGRLPHSEEAVPKISYAVRFAPWDWNIVSGVFVRDIDTAYYANLIEHFIVVLVIGAVISFAMLLIIRNVRGSLGGEPQDAAKLAARIATGDLTQIVSVRANDSSSMMAAMNEMQSRLQRTIGEIRQSAESIASATQQIAAGNGDLSQRTEQQAASLQETAASMEELTATVKQNADNARQASGLANNASEIATKGNEVVSRVISTMTEINDSSRQISDIIGVIEGIAFQTNILALNAAVEAARAGEQGRGFAVVAGEVRSLAQRSATAAKEIKQLIGDSVERVNNGYTLVEQAGTTMSEIMQAVRRVTDIMGEIAAASEEQSSGISQVGRAVTQMDEVTQQNAALVEQAAAAAASLQDQAARLRQTIGTFRVNGGEPAVVAARTVTAAEKKVTRLAAAKPLAKPTAVAATTTAPPKAASEATAREASSPAAKPAAAPRAAKAASSDDDWTTF
- a CDS encoding SURF1 family protein, with translation MKIRLIPTLLILIVVAVTVRLGFWQRDRAHQKEALQAQITQFENAPAQTVGAAPVALKDIEFHRVRAVGQFMPQQVVYLDNRPYNDQPGFYVVMPFKLRDGGVVLVNRGWLPRNMNERTAIAPYDTPKGEIEIEGIARADATRAYELGEGGSAAHQTIRQNLDVASYAAETGLPLQPFVIQQTSDDGDKLVRDWPMPTSGVERNYGYMAQWWGIAAAAVVFGLYAARRAAKNANRIESKGLEEGDAAGNGQTPRA
- the cyoE gene encoding heme o synthase, which codes for MDSTTLPHSPGSRISQYIALTKPRVTQLAVFCAVIGMFLATPGMVPWTVLIGGAVGIWLLAGAAFAINCLVEQKVDAKMRRTAWRPSARGEITTSQILLFSAVLGGLGMWTLYTFTNALTMWLTIATFVGYAIVYTLLLKPYTPQNIVIGGASGAMPPALGWAAVTGAVPGDAWILVLIIFVWTPPHFWALALYRRKDYENAGLPMLPITHGEQYTRLHILLYTVILFAVTLMPFISGMSGIVYLASAVLLGAVFLAYAWKIYREYSDDLARKTFRYSIVYLSLLFAALLIDHYARALIGA
- a CDS encoding YciI family protein, with product MYVVSLSYTASLDRVDDALEAHRAFLTRQFDAGVFIMAGPKVPRDGGVIIAAGIERSRLDEILASDPFAQQKVARYDVTEFKATRMAPGMNLKVPE
- a CDS encoding SCO family protein produces the protein MLTKRFARAARVALVACALGGAALMSGCGKEQPAFTNVDITGNKQFGADFSLPDSSGKTRSLADYKGKVVVMFFGYTHCPDVCPTTMAELSQALQQLGPEDAKRVQVLFVTVDPERDTPELLAQYVPAFNPTFVGLRPADQEQLTKVTKDFRVYYAKVPGKTPDSYTMDHTAASYVFDTDGKLRLFARDGQGASPWVHDLKLLLG